One window of the Podospora pseudocomata strain CBS 415.72m chromosome 7, whole genome shotgun sequence genome contains the following:
- a CDS encoding hypothetical protein (CAZy:GH30; COG:G; EggNog:ENOG503P00J) has translation MRLAGTFLTAAATITGAAAAPGTTILGPRQQSSTITVDLTRTFQKMDGFGFSLAFQRANLITNMSDKTKQKELLDLLFNRTTGAGFTILRNGIGSTPNSNSDFMNTIAPRNPGGPRATPQYVWDGKDSGQLWVSQQAVQQYGVKQIYANAWSAPGYMKTNNNDANGGTLCGVPGASCSSGDWRQAYADYLVAYIKFYAQEGVPITHLGFLNEPDYTASYASMRSDGNQAADFIKILYPTLEAANLTSQLGIACCETMGWGSAVNMINSIRSQGQEGRLKTVTSHTYTGGPSSPMNSRNPVWFSEQCDLNGQWTTSWYSNGGAGEGLTWANNVYSAVVSYNASGYLYWEGVQWPNPNTNEKIIRVDNRTNTYEVSKRLWAFANWSRYVRPGAVRVGTSGGSGVRTAAFRNEDGTIAVVVISTTGSAVNVSIRVSGGGTPIYAQAFVSDNTRNAASTPATLGADGTVSGQVAARSITTFFILPGARKS, from the exons ATGCGCCTCGCCGGAACATTCCTCACAGCTGCGGCTACCATCACCggcgccgctgctgcccctgGCACAACCATCCTCGGTCCACGCCAGcagtcctccaccatcaccgtcgaCCTCACCCGCACTTTCCAGAAAATGGATGGCTTCGGCTTCAGTCTCGCCTTCCAGCGCGCCAATCTCATCACGAACATGTCTGACAAGACCAAGCAAAAggagctcctcgacctcctgtTCAACCGCACCACCGGAGCAggcttcaccatcctccgcaATGGCATTGGCTCCACACCCAACAGCAACTCCGACTTCATGAACACCATCGCCCCTCGCAATCCGGGGGGCCCAAGAGCTACGCCCCAGTATGTCTGGGACGGTAAAGACAGTGGCCAGCTCTGGGTATCCCAACAAGCCGTCCAGCAATACGGCGTGAAGCAGATCTACGCCA ACGCCTGGTCAGCCCCAGGCTACatgaaaacaaacaacaacgacgCCAACGGCGGCACCCTCTGTGGGGTCCCGGGAGCATCATGCTCATCCGGAGACTGGCGACAGGCCTACGCCGACTACCTGGTAGCTTACATCAAGTTTTATGCTCAGGAGGGCGTTCCCATCACCCAcctcggcttcctcaacGAGCCAGACTACACCGCCAGCTACGCGAGCATGAGATCAGACGGGAACCAAGCAGCCGACTTTATCAAGATCCTCTACCCAACCCTCGAAGCCGCCAACCTGACCAGCCAACTCGGCATCGCCTGCTGCGAGACGATGGGCTGGGGCAGCGCCGTCAACATGATCAACTCGATTCGCtctcaagggcaagaaggaaGGCTCAAGACTGTGACGAGTCACACTTATACTGGTGGACCGTCAAGCCCGATGAATAGTCGGAACCCTGTTTGGTTTTCTGAGCAATGTGATTTGAATGGGCAGTGGACGACGTCTTGGTACAGCAACGGCGGTGCAGGGGAGGGCTTGACCTGGGCGAATAACGTGTATTCTGCGGTCGTGAGCTACAACGCGTCGGGGTACCTCTACTGGGAGGGGGTTCAGtggcccaaccccaacaccaacgaaAAGATCATCCGGGTGGACAACAGGACAAACACTTATGAAGTCTCAAAAAGGCTCTGGGCGTTTGCCAACTGGAGCAGGTATGTCCGGCCGGGGGCGGTCAGGGTTGGTACGTCGGGGGGTAGCGGGGTGAGGACGGCGGCGTTTCGGAACGAGGATGGGACGATTGCTGTCGTGGTGATTTCTACCACGGGGAGTGCGGTGAATGTGAGTATTCGGGTTAGTGGGGGGGGGACGCCGATTTATGCGCAGGCTTTTGTGTCGGATAATACTAGGAATGCGGCGAGCACGCCGGCGACGTTGGGGGCAGACGGGACGGTGAGTGGGCAGGTGGCTGCAAGGAGTATAACTACGTTTTTTATACTGCCTGGGGCGAGGAAGTCGTGA
- a CDS encoding hypothetical protein (EggNog:ENOG503P0IT; COG:S): MDKLAQTLDRVRDFASNSSGGPRMVRFRESTAEAVSFLDNHTPRAGSVRESASGAVSYLNKHFAEKRTAFGELNFSEKVVMSWQKGKLLGSALWGRTSRRMRLMGGVFVFLALATYLSHLAIESSLITLPSITLTNQKHHYQVQASRYNASKVALLIENRPDPILAPLMLHFMGVVPPDWRFRFMGSYESVAHINKSSAIRSQVAAGKLDLTYIPSNMTTGSQEEISRFLTNRWLYEVVLQPAEWLLVFQTDSILCANSRRNLNEFLEYDWVGAPWSPNARYGGNGGLSLRRVSAIVEVLKHQTRKDGSEPEDVWLSDRLGHRIGNMMANGSVSSAFSGEQHSGKTVDINNPDPALTAPAPLLPDEELPSNGTFPVNGTAGEPVKPYTEGVDDWRHGFYEPMGYHTGGGGKYLHSKVWGTPELRKHIWDYCPEVKMTLKMDAAKFMPGNCNPRWKRGEYLENGEQVDVEEEGEGDEWVMDTEVIDGREYPILRGLTAF; this comes from the exons ATGGACAAGCTTGCGCAGACCCTGGACCGGGTACGCGACTTTGCTTCAAATTCAAGTGGCGGCCCGCGCATGGTTAGGTTTAGAGAATCCACCGCCGAAGCGGTATCATTTCTCGACAACCACACTCCTCGCGCGGGGAGCGTCAGAGAATCCGCCTCCGGGGCGGTGTCCTATCTCAACAAACACTTTGCAGAGAAGAGAACGGCGTTCGGGGAGCTGAATTTCAGCGAGAAAGTAGTCATGTCATGGCAAAAGGGGAAGCTGCTAGGGAGCGCGCtgtgggggaggacgagCAGGCGGATGCGATTGATGGGAGGAGTGTTTGTTTTCTT aGCCCTCGCAACCTACCTCTCCCACCTAGCCATCgaatcctccctcatcaccctcccctccatcaccctcaccaaccaaaaACACCACTACCAAGTCCAGGCAAGCCGCTACAACGCCTCCAAGGTCGCCCTCCTAATCGAAAACCGCCCCGACCCCATCCTCGCCCCCCTCATGCTCCACTTCATGGGCGTGGTCCCCCCCGACTGGCGCTTCCGCTTCATGGGCTCGTACGAATCCGTAGCCCACATCAACAAATCCTCCGCCATCCGCTCCCAGGTCGCCGCGGGGAAGCTAGACCTGACTtacatcccctccaacatGACGACGGGATCCCAGGAGGAGATCTCCCGATTCTTGACCAACCGCTGGTTATACGAAGTGGTCCTCCAACCAGCCGAATGGCTGCTCGTCTTCCAGACCGACTCCATCCTCTGCGCAAACTCACGAAGGAATCTAAACGAATTCTTGGAATACGACTGGGTGGGTGCGCCCTGGTCGCCGAATGCTCGGTACGGTGGTAACGGCGGGCTCTCACTTCGCCGTGTGAGCGCCATTGTCGAAGTCCTAAAACACCAAACGCGAAAAGACGGCTCCGAGCCGGAGGATGTCTGGCTTTCTGACAGGCTGGGCCACCGGATCGGAAATATGATGGCCAACGGCAGCGTGTCGAGTGCCTTTTCTGGGGAGCAGCATTCGGGGAAAACGGTTGATATCAACAACCCTGACCCTGCCTTGACTGCGCCGGCGCCGTTGCTGCCGGATGAGGAGCTGCCGTCTAACGGGACGTTCCCTGTAAATGGTACCGCGGGGGAGCCGGTGAAGCCTTATACTGAGGGGGTCGATGACTGGCGGCATGGGTTTTATGAACCGATGGGGTATCAtactgggggaggggggaagtaTCTACATAGCAAGGTGTGGGGGACGCCGGAGTTGAGGAAACATATTTGGGATTATTGTCCCGAGGTGAAGATGACGTTGAAGATGGATGCGGCCAAGTTTATGCCGGGGAATTGTAAcccgaggtggaagaggggggagtatttggagaatggggagcaggtggatgtggaggaagagggggagggggatgagtgGGTGATGGATACGGAGGTgattgatgggagggagtaTCCtattttgagggggttgacggcTTTTTAG
- a CDS encoding hypothetical protein (EggNog:ENOG503P04G; COG:S), with product MATSLTSGAFPGPFTITRTKVFLLVSLALTWWFASLFPHYKPVIQETFKARLNDALLKLPSIQVDWDTSVEVSEAYNASKVAIIIEPRPLPHLVPHILYMMNVVPPEWRFVFIGSKSSVTGMEESAAVKHRQIIGKLDLMVLPEPWEIDSKEKVFRTLTDIRFYDEFLPGVEYLLKYEADSILCANSEDSLNDWLDWDFVGAPRRADDHFAGNGGLSLRRVSTIKRVLSFQARLNDSDPEDEWFGKRVYVLPGAKVASGVEEALAVEDVYREGAMGYHVRDGGNNIADAVWKQPEQRKKIFQYCPELTMIMEMKLERQRCPGDKGTGRE from the exons ATGGCGACATCGCTGACATCAGGCGCGTTTCCTGGCCCATTCACCATTACGCGAACCAAGGTCTTCCTGCTGGTTTCCCTGGCATTGAC CTGGTGGTTTGCCTCCCTGTTTCCGCACTACAAGCCAGTGATTCAGGAGACGTTCAAGGCGAGATTAAACGATGCGCTCCTGAAGCTACCATCCATCCAAGTCGACTGGGACACGTCGGTGGAGGTTTCTGAGGCATACAATGCGTCCAAAGTCGCCATCATAATCGAGCCAAGGCCACTGCCGCATCTTGTACCGCACATCTTGTACATGATGAACGTGGTGCCCCCTGAATGGCGCTTTGTCTTCATAGGCTCAAAAAGTAGTGTAACGGGCATGGAGGAGTCGGCGGCCGTCAAACACCGCCAAATCATCGGGAAGCTGGACTTGATGGTGCTGCCGGAGCCTTGGGAGATTGACTCCAAGGAGAAAGTGTTTCGAACACTGACGGATATCCGATTTTACGACGAGTTCTTGCCGGGCGTCGAATATTTGTTAAAGTACGAGGCCGACAGCATCTTGTGCGCCAATTCCGAGGACAGCTTGAACGACTGGCTGGATTGGGACTTTGTTGGCGCACCGAGGAGGGCAGATGATCATTTTGCGGGCAATGGCGGTCTGTCACTTCGACGTGTGTCAACCATCAAGAGGGTGCTCAGCTTCCAAGCCAGATTGAACGACAGCGACCCCGAGGACGAGTGGTTTGGAAAGCGCGTCTATGTCTTGCCGGGCGCCAAGGTTGCGTCGGGTGTTGAAGAGGCTCTGGCGGTAGAAGACGTCTACCGCGAGGGAGCCATGGGCTACCATGTTCGTGATGGCGGCAACAACATTGCTGATGCTGTCTGGAAGCAGCCTGAGCAAAGGAAGAAGATATTTCAATATTGCCCAGAGTTGACCATGATCATGGAGATGAAGCTCGAGAGGCAGCGGTGTCCAGGGGATAAGGGGACGGGTCGCGAATGA
- a CDS encoding hypothetical protein (COG:O; EggNog:ENOG503Q5FG; CAZy:CE4) has product MKLSVTILAAYLGLAAAHGEHEGQHIPKILGGRKFLSEMGARRRWSQGVQQPNVIKRHPPSPKPQHHADKRQENTSGKCGASGGSCAAGYCCSAEGWCGRGIDYCSAPDCQLNYGPGCDGNKKPSGPDTSGVARPKLGSVLYGGAGIYDCVTSGDIALTFDDGPYLYTNDLLDKLRSYGAKATFFLTGTNIGKGMINDPATPYPAIIKRMHAEGHQIASHTWSHQNASQMTNTQFTNQMVWNEIALNSILGFFPTYMRPPYSICQRECQNILSTLGYHTIYFNLDTAGYLNDSPRAIQTSKNIWDDAIEGSDPETDSFLQIEHDIHQQIVYNLTDYILTSLFSNGYRAVTVGECLGDPPSNWYRAGPASSSPSSSPSSAAVPTRTTISVAPTRTGASTDGTCGNGITCAGTRWGACCSSFGFCGVGEEYCQLGNGCQAAWGRCDGDAPAVSSSSSRTSISTRYVISSTSTATSTRTSISTRSVITSTARSTSTSTSSRSSVSTRYVISSTSTSTRRSTSTSTSRSTSTSATRTRTTSTTTSTRPTSTPGLAISEDGLCGPENQQTCEGSEFGTCCGPSGRCSSSSIACLAILGCQERYGRCV; this is encoded by the exons ATGAAGCTTTCTGTTACCATCCTTGCCGCCTACCTGGGCTTGGCAGCGGCCCACGGCGAACATGAAGGCCAACATATTCCCAAGATTTTGGGTGGGAGAAAGTTCCTCTCTGAGATGGGAGCTCGCCGTAGGTGGTCCCAGGGTGTCCAACAGCCCAATGTGATCAAAAGgcacccaccatcccccaagCCTCAGCATCACGCCGACAAAcgacaagaaaacaccagCGGCAAATGTGGCGCCAGTGGTGGAAGCTGCGCGGCAGGTTACTGTTGCTCGGCCGAAGG ATGGTGTGGAAGAGGCATTGACTATTGCTCTGCCCCTGATTGCCAGCTGAACTACGGCCCTGGTTGCGACGGG AACAAAAAGCCAAGTGGCCCGGATACCTCCGGAGTTGCTCGCCCAAAGCTTGGAAGCGTCTTGTATGGCGGAGCTGGTATTTACGACTGCGTCACATCGGGAGATATTGCCCTAACATTTGATGACGGGCCATACCTCTATACAAACGATCTGTTAGATAAGTTGAGG AGCTATGGAGCCAAAGCAACATTCTTCCTCACCGGAACGAATATCGGTAAAGGCATGATCAACGATCCTGCCACGCCGTATCCCGCCATAATCAAG AGGATGCATGCCGAGGGCCACCAAATCGCCAGCCACACTTGGTCTCACCAGAACGCAAGTCAAATGACCAACACCCAGTTCACCAACCAGATGGTGTGGAATGAGATTGCGCTCAACTCGATTCTTGGATTCTTCCCAACTTACATGAG ACCGCCGTATTCCATCTGCCAACGGGAATGTCAAaacatcctctccaccctcggcTATCACACCATCTacttcaacctcgacacgGCCGGCTACCTAAACGACAGCCCCCGCGCAATCCAGACGAGCAAGAACATCTGGGATGACGCCATCGAAGGCTCCGACCCAGAAACAGACAGCTTCCTCCAGATCGAGCACGACATCCACCAGCAAATCGTCTACAACCTCACCGACTACATCCTCACCTCTCTGTTCTCCAACGGCTACCGAGCCGTCACGGTAGGTGAATGCCTAGGCGACCCGCCATCAAACTGGTACCGTGCTGGTCCGGCCTCGTcgtcaccctcatcatcaccatcatcggcGGCTGTGCCCACCAGAACAACAATCTCTGTTGCCCCGACAAGAACGGGCGCAAGCACAGATGGTACCTGCGGCAACGGCATCACATGCGCGGGGACCAGATGGGGAGCCTGCTGTTCCTCCTTTGGGTTCTGCGGGGTGGGCGAGGAGTACTGCCAGTTGGGCAACGGGTGCCAGGCAGCGTGGGGGAGGTGCGATGGTGATGCTCCTGCTGTGAGCAGCAGTTCTTCTCGGACGAGTATCAGTACCCGGTATgtcatcagcagcaccagcacagCAACCAGCACACGCACGAGCATCAGTACCCGGTCTGTTATCACGAGCACGGCGAGGAGTACGAGTACTAGCACGAGCTCTCGTAGTAGTGTCAGTACGCGGTATGTGATTAGCAGCACGAGCACGAGCACCAGGAGGAGCACGAGCACGAGTACATCAAGAAGCACGTCAACATCCGCCACGAGAACCAGAACCACTT CAACTACGACATCCACCAGaccaacctccacccccggccTCGCCATCAGTGAAGATGGTCTCTGTGGTCCAGAGAACCAACAGACGTGCGAGGGGAGCGAGTTTGGGACCTGCTGCGGGCCGTCGGGGAGGTGCAGCTCGAGTAGTATTGCTTGTTTGGCGATTTTGGGGTGTCAGGAGAGGTATGGGAGGTGTGTTTAA